In Motilibacter rhizosphaerae, one DNA window encodes the following:
- a CDS encoding ABC transporter ATP-binding protein — translation MAEVIRLDGATVVRGGTPILEDVTWTVEEGERWVVLGPNGAGKTTLLQLAATALHPTRGSVEVLGEQLGLVDVFELRPRIGISSAALAARLPASERVLDVVVTATYAVLGRWRESYDEVDLDRARTLLEAFGVAGLADRTFGTLSEGERKRVQIARALMADPELMLLDEPAAGLDLGGREDLVRRLAALAADPASPALVLVTHHVEEVPPGFTHALLLREGRVVAAGPVEEVLDEQHLSEAFGLPLVIARHGKRFSARAQ, via the coding sequence ATGGCTGAGGTGATCCGGCTCGACGGCGCGACCGTCGTCCGCGGCGGGACCCCGATCCTCGAGGACGTCACCTGGACCGTCGAGGAGGGCGAGCGGTGGGTCGTGCTCGGTCCCAACGGCGCCGGCAAGACCACGCTGCTCCAGCTCGCCGCGACCGCCCTCCACCCCACCCGCGGCTCCGTCGAGGTCCTCGGCGAGCAGCTGGGCCTCGTCGACGTGTTCGAGCTGCGGCCGCGGATCGGCATCTCCAGCGCGGCGCTCGCCGCCCGGCTGCCCGCCTCGGAGCGCGTCCTCGACGTGGTCGTCACCGCGACGTACGCCGTGCTCGGGCGGTGGCGCGAGTCCTACGACGAGGTCGACCTCGACCGGGCGCGCACCCTGCTCGAGGCCTTCGGCGTGGCGGGGCTGGCGGACCGGACCTTCGGCACGCTCTCGGAGGGCGAGCGCAAGCGGGTGCAGATCGCCCGCGCGCTCATGGCCGACCCCGAGCTCATGCTGCTCGACGAGCCCGCCGCCGGGCTCGACCTCGGCGGCCGCGAGGACCTCGTCCGGCGCCTCGCCGCCCTCGCCGCCGACCCCGCGTCGCCCGCGCTCGTCCTCGTCACCCACCACGTCGAGGAGGTCCCGCCGGGCTTCACCCACGCGCTGCTCCTGCGCGAGGGGCGGGTCGTGGCCGCGGGCCCGGTGGAGGAGGTCCTGGACGAGCAGCACCTCTCCGAGGCCTTCGGCCTGCCGCTCGTCATCGCCCGGCACGGCAAGCGCTTCAGCGCGCGGGCGCAGTAG
- the fabI gene encoding enoyl-ACP reductase FabI gives MGILEGKRLLVTGVLVESSIAFSVAKIAQQEGAEVVLSSFGKALRLTAAIAKRLPSEAPVIELDVTNAEHLDGLAETLRQHVDGLDGVVHAIGYAPQAALGGNFLNTAWDDVATALHTSAYSLKSLTMAAAPLFGERASVVGLDFDATVAWPQYDWMGVAKAAFESTARYLARDLGPRGVRVNLVSAGPLGTTAAKHIPGFDQLTDVWDKRAPLGWDVTDMEPAARAVVALLSDWFPRTTGEIVHVDGGVHAIGA, from the coding sequence ATGGGCATCCTCGAAGGCAAGCGCCTGCTCGTCACCGGCGTCCTCGTCGAGAGCTCGATCGCGTTCTCGGTGGCGAAGATCGCGCAGCAGGAGGGCGCCGAGGTCGTGCTCTCGTCGTTCGGCAAGGCCCTGCGGCTGACCGCGGCCATCGCCAAGCGGCTCCCGTCCGAGGCTCCCGTCATCGAGCTCGACGTGACGAACGCCGAGCACCTCGACGGGCTCGCGGAGACGCTGCGCCAGCACGTCGACGGGCTCGACGGCGTCGTCCACGCCATCGGGTACGCGCCGCAGGCCGCCCTCGGCGGCAACTTCCTCAACACCGCGTGGGACGACGTGGCGACCGCGCTGCACACCAGCGCGTACTCGCTGAAGTCGCTGACGATGGCGGCGGCGCCGCTGTTCGGCGAGCGCGCGAGCGTCGTGGGCCTCGACTTCGACGCCACCGTCGCCTGGCCGCAGTACGACTGGATGGGCGTCGCGAAGGCCGCCTTCGAGTCGACTGCGCGCTACCTCGCCCGCGACCTCGGGCCCCGCGGCGTCCGGGTGAACCTCGTGAGTGCCGGTCCGCTCGGGACCACGGCGGCGAAGCACATCCCGGGCTTCGACCAGCTCACGGACGTGTGGGACAAGAGGGCGCCGCTCGGCTGGGACGTCACCGACATGGAGCCCGCGGCGCGCGCCGTGGTCGCCCTGCTCTCCGACTGGTTCCCGCGCACGACCGGCGAGATCGTCCACGTCGACGGCGGCGTGCACGCGATCGGCGCCTAG
- a CDS encoding methyl-accepting chemotaxis protein codes for MAGGSAGRSVLDRAFGDRGLLTKVLAAVATMAAVALAVGVLAVVRMDAMEKGTAALYSDGLQHVEAIDKVVVDMQTTRRDVLNHAVSDSADDRAKYRTAVAADEAAFAKDLDAYVASGGDKAPADELRSVWAQYQQVVSSTMLPASDRRDLATVAQTRDTQTKPLTTRAEQITSAMTAAENDQAKGLRDATAADYRSSRTVVLLGLLLGTLLAGAVAVAIATSVKRSLARVSAVAAALAELDLTRTVGASTGDELGRMGQALDRAVDGLRRTVATMAGTATSLAGAASELSGVSGELNDGALEASRKAEEAAGGAGAVNSSVQSVMVGAEQMSGSIREIASTAGRAAQAAADARTVAADASAQILELADASARIGTVVKLITSIAEQTNLLALNATIEAARAGEAGKGFAVVANEVKELASETGRATEDITRRISALQASATGAAEAVTRIETAIAEISESGTTIAAAVEEQAATTAEMTRSITDAAASSGRAAATFGAVSEVTTATASTAGATRSAAVELSGLASTVNELVQSFTY; via the coding sequence ATGGCAGGCGGATCAGCAGGGCGCAGCGTCCTGGACAGGGCGTTCGGGGACCGGGGGCTGCTGACGAAGGTCCTCGCGGCCGTCGCCACGATGGCGGCGGTGGCGCTGGCCGTCGGCGTCCTCGCGGTGGTCCGCATGGACGCCATGGAGAAGGGCACCGCGGCGCTCTACTCCGACGGGCTCCAGCACGTCGAGGCGATCGACAAGGTCGTCGTCGACATGCAGACGACCCGCCGCGACGTGCTGAACCACGCCGTCTCGGACAGCGCGGACGACCGCGCGAAGTACCGGACGGCGGTCGCTGCCGACGAAGCGGCCTTCGCCAAGGACCTCGACGCGTACGTCGCCTCCGGTGGCGACAAGGCCCCCGCCGACGAGCTGCGCTCCGTGTGGGCGCAGTACCAGCAGGTCGTGAGCAGCACCATGCTGCCGGCGTCCGACCGCCGCGACCTCGCCACGGTCGCGCAGACGCGCGACACGCAGACCAAGCCGCTGACCACCAGGGCCGAGCAGATCACGTCGGCCATGACCGCGGCCGAGAACGACCAGGCGAAGGGCCTGCGCGACGCGACCGCCGCGGACTACCGCTCGAGCCGGACCGTGGTCCTGCTCGGGCTGCTGCTCGGCACGCTGCTCGCCGGCGCCGTCGCCGTCGCGATCGCGACGTCGGTCAAGCGCTCGCTGGCCCGGGTGTCCGCCGTCGCAGCCGCTCTCGCCGAGCTCGACCTGACCCGCACGGTCGGCGCGAGCACCGGGGACGAGCTCGGCCGCATGGGCCAGGCGCTCGACCGCGCGGTCGACGGCCTGCGCCGCACCGTCGCGACGATGGCCGGTACGGCCACCTCGCTGGCCGGGGCCGCCAGCGAGCTCTCCGGCGTCTCCGGCGAGCTGAACGACGGCGCCCTGGAGGCGTCGCGCAAGGCCGAGGAGGCCGCCGGCGGAGCCGGCGCGGTCAACTCCTCCGTGCAGTCGGTCATGGTCGGCGCCGAGCAGATGTCCGGCTCCATCCGGGAGATCGCCTCGACGGCCGGCCGCGCCGCGCAGGCCGCCGCCGACGCCCGCACCGTCGCAGCCGACGCCAGCGCGCAGATCCTCGAGCTCGCCGACGCCAGCGCGCGCATCGGCACCGTCGTCAAGCTGATCACGTCGATCGCGGAGCAGACCAACCTGCTCGCCCTCAACGCCACCATCGAGGCGGCACGCGCCGGCGAGGCCGGCAAGGGGTTCGCCGTCGTCGCGAACGAGGTCAAAGAGCTCGCCAGCGAGACCGGGCGCGCCACCGAGGACATCACCCGCCGCATCAGCGCCCTGCAGGCCAGCGCCACCGGAGCGGCCGAGGCCGTGACGCGCATCGAGACCGCCATCGCCGAGATCTCGGAGTCCGGCACGACCATCGCCGCCGCCGTCGAGGAGCAGGCCGCGACCACCGCGGAGATGACCCGCTCCATCACCGACGCCGCCGCGAGCAGCGGGCGCGCCGCAGCGACCTTCGGCGCCGTCTCCGAGGTCACGACGGCCACCGCGAGCACCGCGGGCGCCACGCGCAGCGCGGCCGTCGAGCTCTCCGGGCTCGCGAGCACGGTGAACGAGCTCGTCCAGTCCTTCACCTACTGA
- the glgC gene encoding glucose-1-phosphate adenylyltransferase, whose amino-acid sequence MADVLAIVLAGGEGKRLMPLTADRAKPAVPFGGNYRLIDFVLSNLVNGGFLKIVVLTQYKSHSLDRHITKTWRMSNLLGNYVTPVPAQQRLGPRWFAGSADAIYQNLNLIDDERPKYIIVFGADHIYRMDPRQMLQQHIESGAGLTVAAVRQPLREADQFGVIDTATEGPDAGRLISRFREKPKDAVGLADAPDQIYASMGNYIFTTRALVDAVTRDAMNPESKHDVGGNLVPMFVEKGDAQVYDFTQNVVPGSTERDHAYWRDVGTLDSFYEANMDLISVHPVFNMYNYDWPIYTAYDPMPAAKFVRGADGTEGQARGSMVSPGAIISGSFVEDSVVFPRTSVLQGSFVSASVLMDRVVVEPGARVQRAVLDKGVVVESGAQIGIDLAHDRARGYTVSEGGIVVVGKGQRVTAG is encoded by the coding sequence ATGGCTGACGTCCTCGCGATCGTCCTGGCCGGCGGAGAGGGCAAGCGGCTCATGCCGCTGACCGCTGACCGGGCCAAGCCCGCCGTGCCGTTCGGCGGGAACTACCGGCTCATCGACTTCGTCCTCTCGAACCTCGTCAACGGCGGCTTCCTCAAGATCGTCGTGCTGACGCAGTACAAGTCGCACAGCCTGGACCGCCACATCACCAAGACGTGGCGCATGTCCAACCTGCTGGGCAACTACGTGACGCCGGTGCCGGCGCAGCAGCGCCTGGGGCCGCGGTGGTTCGCGGGCTCCGCCGACGCGATCTACCAGAACCTCAACCTCATCGACGACGAGCGCCCGAAGTACATCATCGTGTTCGGCGCCGACCACATCTACCGCATGGACCCGCGGCAGATGCTCCAGCAGCACATCGAGTCCGGCGCCGGCCTCACGGTCGCCGCGGTGCGCCAGCCGCTGCGCGAGGCCGACCAGTTCGGCGTCATCGACACCGCGACCGAGGGCCCCGACGCGGGGCGGCTCATCAGCCGGTTCCGCGAGAAGCCCAAGGACGCCGTCGGCCTCGCGGACGCGCCCGACCAGATCTACGCCTCGATGGGCAACTACATCTTCACGACGCGGGCGCTCGTCGACGCGGTGACCCGCGACGCGATGAACCCCGAGAGCAAGCACGACGTGGGCGGCAACCTCGTGCCGATGTTCGTGGAGAAGGGCGACGCGCAGGTCTACGACTTCACCCAGAACGTCGTCCCGGGCTCCACCGAGCGCGACCACGCCTACTGGCGCGACGTCGGGACCCTCGACTCGTTCTACGAGGCCAACATGGACCTCATCTCGGTCCACCCGGTCTTCAACATGTACAACTACGACTGGCCCATCTACACCGCCTACGACCCCATGCCGGCCGCGAAGTTCGTCCGCGGGGCCGACGGCACCGAGGGCCAGGCGCGCGGCTCGATGGTCTCCCCCGGCGCCATCATCTCCGGCTCGTTCGTCGAGGACTCCGTCGTGTTCCCGCGCACCTCCGTGCTCCAGGGCTCGTTCGTCTCGGCCTCGGTGCTCATGGACCGCGTCGTCGTCGAGCCGGGCGCCCGCGTGCAGCGCGCGGTGCTCGACAAGGGCGTCGTCGTGGAGTCCGGCGCGCAGATCGGGATCGACCTCGCCCACGACCGGGCGCGCGGCTACACCGTGTCGGAGGGCGGGATCGTCGTCGTGGGCAAGGGCCAGCGGGTGACCGCGGGCTAG
- a CDS encoding GAF domain-containing protein yields the protein MIDHDALTSPERLVALAGYDLDSPELRSDLDALCARVAADLEVPISLVTLVLDSAQMNLGQRGIDGTWVSAVGGTPVEWSFCAHSVGNGRPYVVDDMSADPEQRDNPLVRVDGVAAYAGVPLVTGAGHVLGNACVVDVQPHAFSVAELARLEAAAAEALALLEAHRVA from the coding sequence ATGATCGACCACGACGCCCTGACCTCGCCGGAGCGGCTCGTCGCCCTCGCGGGGTACGACCTCGACTCCCCCGAGCTGCGCTCGGACCTCGACGCCCTGTGCGCCCGCGTCGCCGCCGACCTCGAGGTGCCGATCAGCCTCGTGACGCTCGTGCTCGACAGCGCCCAGATGAACCTCGGCCAGCGCGGCATCGACGGCACGTGGGTGAGCGCCGTCGGCGGCACGCCGGTCGAGTGGTCGTTCTGCGCGCACTCCGTCGGCAACGGCCGGCCGTACGTCGTCGACGACATGTCCGCCGACCCCGAGCAGCGGGACAACCCGCTCGTGCGGGTCGACGGCGTGGCGGCGTACGCGGGGGTGCCGCTCGTGACCGGGGCCGGCCACGTGCTCGGCAACGCCTGCGTCGTCGACGTGCAGCCGCACGCCTTCTCGGTGGCGGAGCTCGCCCGGCTCGAGGCGGCCGCGGCCGAGGCGCTGGCGCTGCTCGAGGCGCACCGCGTGGCCTGA
- the glgA gene encoding glycogen synthase has translation MRVDLLTREYPPAVYGGAGVHVEYLTRALRATGTDVQVRCFGAPRDEAGTTAYDDSSVLPGANAALRTMAVDLAMASDCAGTDVVHSHTWYANAAGHVASLLHGVPHVVTTHSLEPHRPWKAEQLGGGYALSSWVEKTALEAAAAVISVSAGMRRDVLDAYPSLDPDKVRVVYNGIDTGLYAPDPATDVVERLGVDLSRPYVTFVGRITRQKGLPYLLRAAEHLDPDVQLLLLAGAPDTPEIAAEVEGLVSRLQESRSGVLWVQEMLPKEQVIQVLTHATVFVCPSIYEPMGIVNLEAMACETAVVATATGGIPEVVQDGTSGLLVPVEQVAGGTGTPVDPEQFAHDLAERLGEVLADPGRARAMGLAGRQRAVDAFSWSAVAEQTLEVYRSAGA, from the coding sequence ATGCGCGTCGACCTCCTCACCCGCGAGTACCCGCCGGCCGTCTACGGCGGCGCCGGCGTCCACGTCGAGTACCTCACCCGCGCGCTGCGGGCGACCGGCACCGACGTGCAGGTCCGCTGCTTCGGCGCCCCTCGCGACGAGGCCGGGACCACGGCTTACGACGACAGCAGCGTGCTGCCCGGCGCCAACGCCGCGCTGCGCACGATGGCCGTCGACCTGGCGATGGCGAGCGACTGCGCGGGGACCGACGTGGTGCACAGCCACACGTGGTACGCCAACGCGGCCGGCCACGTCGCCTCGCTGCTCCACGGCGTCCCGCACGTGGTGACGACGCACAGCCTCGAGCCGCACCGGCCGTGGAAGGCCGAGCAGCTGGGTGGCGGCTACGCGCTGTCGAGCTGGGTGGAGAAGACGGCCCTGGAGGCGGCGGCCGCGGTCATCAGCGTGAGCGCGGGCATGCGGCGCGACGTGCTCGACGCGTACCCCTCGCTCGACCCGGACAAGGTCCGGGTCGTCTACAACGGCATCGACACCGGGCTGTACGCGCCGGACCCCGCGACCGACGTCGTCGAGCGGCTGGGCGTCGACCTGTCCCGCCCGTACGTCACCTTCGTCGGGCGCATCACGCGGCAGAAGGGGCTGCCCTACCTGCTGCGCGCCGCCGAGCACCTCGACCCCGACGTCCAGCTGCTGCTCCTCGCGGGCGCGCCCGACACCCCCGAGATCGCCGCGGAGGTCGAGGGCCTCGTGTCCCGTCTGCAGGAGTCGCGCTCGGGGGTCCTCTGGGTGCAGGAGATGCTCCCGAAGGAGCAGGTGATCCAGGTCCTCACGCACGCCACGGTGTTCGTCTGCCCCTCGATCTACGAGCCGATGGGCATCGTCAACCTCGAGGCGATGGCCTGCGAGACCGCGGTCGTCGCCACCGCGACGGGCGGCATCCCCGAGGTCGTGCAGGACGGGACGAGCGGGCTGCTCGTCCCGGTCGAGCAGGTCGCCGGCGGTACGGGGACGCCGGTCGACCCCGAGCAGTTCGCCCACGACCTCGCCGAGCGGCTGGGCGAGGTCCTCGCGGACCCCGGGCGGGCGCGGGCGATGGGCCTGGCGGGCCGGCAGCGCGCGGTCGACGCCTTCTCCTGGTCGGCGGTGGCCGAGCAGACCCTCGAGGTCTACCGCTCCGCCGGGGCGTAG
- a CDS encoding SixA phosphatase family protein produces the protein MPTLVVVRHAKADRPGGVDDLDRPLLRRGRADAQAAGEWVAGSTGAPGLVVTSPALRTRETVEGLQRGWGAEVSVVVEERIYEASLGDLLRVVRGLDDDEGTIALVGHDPGLSLLVAELTGSRVELPTCGVAVIEVPSAWADTPSSACRLVASAVPRGEQD, from the coding sequence GTGCCGACCCTCGTCGTCGTGCGGCACGCCAAGGCCGACCGGCCGGGGGGTGTCGACGACCTCGACCGTCCGCTGCTGCGCCGGGGACGGGCCGACGCGCAGGCGGCGGGGGAGTGGGTCGCGGGATCGACCGGCGCCCCCGGGCTGGTCGTGACCAGCCCGGCGCTGCGGACCCGCGAGACCGTCGAGGGGCTGCAGCGCGGCTGGGGCGCCGAGGTCTCCGTCGTCGTGGAGGAGCGCATCTACGAGGCGTCGCTCGGTGACCTGCTGCGCGTCGTGCGCGGACTCGACGACGACGAGGGCACGATCGCGCTGGTGGGGCACGACCCCGGCCTCAGCCTGCTCGTCGCGGAGCTGACCGGCAGCCGGGTCGAGCTGCCGACGTGCGGCGTCGCGGTCATCGAGGTGCCGAGCGCGTGGGCGGACACCCCGTCCTCCGCCTGCCGGCTGGTGGCGAGCGCCGTCCCGCGCGGGGAGCAGGACTAG
- a CDS encoding PilZ domain-containing protein, whose product MTGSGPASSAAEGRLSAAPPPGSAVTLVPALDARLLTGVLLWWEAPEGSEVDDRVGLGVDIAPSRARSPEVPVWATVNAPGGDILVLSAVAHGDGETTVTLDGRVAVREPRRRNVRAAAHVDVDLTLGGASNRVTGRTLDLSAGGCRIALESGDEPLPHVVAGEPTDIVIHLDQQNRPHMMGHVHAVRPGGQLVIRFDEVPSTVVEQIERYVYATLP is encoded by the coding sequence ATGACGGGTTCCGGTCCAGCGAGCTCTGCGGCGGAGGGGCGGCTGTCCGCTGCGCCGCCTCCCGGCAGCGCCGTCACGCTGGTGCCCGCGCTCGACGCGCGGCTGCTGACCGGCGTCCTGCTCTGGTGGGAGGCCCCGGAGGGCTCCGAGGTCGACGACCGGGTCGGGCTGGGCGTCGACATCGCCCCCTCCCGCGCGCGCTCGCCCGAGGTGCCGGTCTGGGCCACCGTCAACGCGCCCGGCGGGGACATCCTCGTGCTCTCGGCCGTCGCGCACGGCGACGGGGAGACGACGGTGACGCTCGACGGCCGCGTCGCCGTCCGCGAGCCGCGCCGGCGCAACGTCCGCGCCGCGGCCCACGTCGACGTCGACCTCACGCTCGGCGGCGCCAGCAACCGGGTCACGGGGCGCACGCTCGACCTGTCCGCCGGCGGCTGCCGCATCGCGCTGGAGTCCGGGGACGAGCCGCTGCCCCACGTCGTCGCGGGCGAGCCGACGGACATCGTCATCCACCTCGACCAACAGAACCGCCCGCACATGATGGGCCACGTCCACGCGGTGCGGCCGGGCGGTCAGCTCGTCATCCGCTTCGACGAGGTGCCCTCGACCGTGGTCGAGCAGATCGAGCGCTACGTCTACGCGACGCTGCCCTAG
- the serB gene encoding phosphoserine phosphatase SerB, whose protein sequence is MPAPRTLLLTLTGHDRPGVTSRLFAALGAVDAVVLDVEQVVVRGRLVLGVLLEAKGRAADALAEAAAGVAAELELELEVSAGRGEPEQRPLRSHVTVLGFPLRPAALGAITGRIADAGANIDRIVRIARYPVTAVELEVSGAESHGLRAALAREAAQQQVDVAVQRAGLHRRGKRLVVMDVDSTLIQGEVIEMLAAHAGVEDEVAAVTAAAMRGELDFAASLHQRVSLLAGLPATVFEQVRADVELTPGARTLVRTLKRLDTRVAVVSGGFTQVVGPLAADLGIDYAAANTLEVVGGRLTGRITGRVVDRAGKAEALERFAADAGVPLAQTVAIGDGANDLDMLARAGLGVAFNAKPVVRAAADAAVTVPYLDAVLYLLGIPRDEVEEADAADPFLA, encoded by the coding sequence GTGCCAGCGCCGCGTACCCTCCTGCTCACCCTGACCGGGCACGACCGCCCGGGCGTCACGTCGCGCCTGTTCGCCGCCCTCGGCGCGGTCGACGCGGTCGTGCTCGACGTCGAGCAGGTGGTCGTGCGCGGCCGGCTCGTGCTCGGGGTGCTGCTGGAGGCGAAGGGGCGGGCGGCCGACGCGCTCGCCGAGGCCGCGGCAGGGGTGGCGGCCGAGCTGGAGCTGGAGCTCGAGGTCAGCGCCGGGCGCGGCGAGCCGGAGCAGCGCCCGCTGCGCAGCCACGTCACCGTGCTGGGGTTCCCGCTGCGCCCGGCGGCCCTCGGCGCCATCACCGGCCGGATCGCCGACGCCGGGGCCAACATCGACCGGATCGTCCGGATCGCCCGCTACCCCGTGACAGCGGTGGAGCTCGAGGTCTCGGGCGCCGAGAGCCACGGCCTGCGGGCCGCGCTCGCGCGCGAGGCGGCCCAGCAGCAGGTGGACGTCGCGGTCCAGCGGGCGGGGCTGCACCGCCGGGGCAAGCGCCTCGTCGTCATGGACGTCGACTCGACGCTCATCCAGGGCGAGGTCATCGAGATGCTCGCCGCGCACGCTGGCGTCGAGGACGAGGTCGCCGCCGTGACCGCGGCCGCGATGCGCGGCGAGCTCGACTTCGCCGCGTCGCTGCACCAGCGGGTGTCGCTGCTCGCCGGCCTGCCCGCGACGGTGTTCGAGCAGGTGCGCGCCGACGTCGAGCTGACGCCCGGCGCGCGCACGCTCGTCCGCACCCTCAAACGGCTCGACACGCGCGTCGCGGTCGTCAGCGGCGGGTTCACCCAGGTCGTCGGTCCGCTCGCCGCGGACCTCGGCATCGACTACGCCGCCGCGAACACCCTCGAGGTCGTCGGGGGCCGGCTCACCGGCCGGATCACCGGGCGGGTCGTCGACCGGGCGGGCAAGGCGGAGGCGCTGGAGCGCTTCGCCGCCGACGCGGGAGTGCCGCTCGCGCAGACGGTCGCCATCGGCGACGGAGCCAACGACCTCGACATGCTGGCGCGTGCCGGGCTCGGCGTCGCGTTCAACGCCAAGCCGGTCGTGCGCGCAGCGGCGGACGCCGCGGTCACCGTGCCGTACCTCGATGCGGTGCTCTACCTGCTGGGGATCCCGCGTGACGAGGTCGAGGAGGCTGACGCGGCGGACCCGTTCCTGGCATGA
- a CDS encoding putative bifunctional diguanylate cyclase/phosphodiesterase yields the protein MTGRASVRAVLPACAAAALLSLGLGAAGPGAVPWVLDHRVLPVLMGLFALPATGALRSAPRRTWRRPLAGALLSWSVGYALWALPGRFAMGPVTPSDACFVLFYPLAGAGLWRLLRGQGRRVSAATVLDAVVAGLGAFSVITALALPVVGSPLRHLEPATLLNACYPVGDAVLLSVAASLLALRGAGDRRALLLTLTFALLTGADTTYATATAGGAAEASTWLVSALWALACVGVGSALLVRDCRQEDAPRETRVGAVPVVAALGALGVLLTASRVHVSVPALGLAVGALVAASLRGRLDLRSLQELVRTRRDAHLDDLTGLGNRRHLDARLQELLEAAGEETPLALLLVDLDRFKEVNDAYGPGAGDDLLQQVAARLVEAVPQAAALSRLGDDEFALALPTAAASGLGGPTEHLHAAQRIVAALAAPFEVAGAAMHVTASIGMSVAASGWTSTELVRTADVAMHEAKRASGDGSHYRLYDVTTDDSGLRLALGRDLRRAVEQREITLHYQPQLDIAGDRVVGMEALARWSRPGYGPVPPDVFVPLAEELGLMPALTELVVGEALRQCAEWRALGHDLRISVNITASGLLDPGLVEGLSGRLAGLGLPAEAVVLEITESTLMSDPARAREVIEQLRLLGVDVSVDDFGTGYSSLAYLRRLPVTEVKLDRAFVMGMLEDPIGPDAAIVRAASEMARALGLRVVAEGVEDVVLLGTLLRTGCALAQGYGIARPSPAGHALAAALAHEQRRSAAYAPAER from the coding sequence GTGACCGGGAGAGCCAGCGTGCGCGCGGTCCTGCCCGCCTGCGCCGCGGCCGCCCTCCTCTCGCTCGGCCTCGGTGCCGCTGGCCCCGGCGCCGTCCCGTGGGTGCTCGACCACCGGGTGCTGCCCGTGCTGATGGGGCTGTTCGCGCTGCCGGCGACCGGCGCGCTGCGCAGCGCCCCCCGCCGGACCTGGCGCCGACCGCTCGCCGGCGCGCTGCTGTCCTGGTCGGTGGGCTACGCGCTCTGGGCCCTCCCCGGGCGGTTCGCGATGGGACCGGTCACACCGTCGGACGCCTGCTTCGTGCTCTTCTACCCGCTGGCGGGGGCCGGGCTGTGGCGGCTGCTTCGCGGCCAGGGCCGGCGCGTCAGCGCGGCGACGGTCCTCGACGCGGTGGTCGCCGGGCTCGGGGCGTTCAGCGTCATCACCGCGCTCGCGCTGCCCGTCGTCGGCTCCCCGCTGCGCCACCTCGAGCCCGCGACCCTGCTCAACGCCTGCTACCCGGTCGGCGACGCGGTCCTCCTCTCGGTCGCGGCCAGCCTGCTCGCGCTGCGCGGCGCCGGCGACCGTCGCGCGCTGCTGCTCACCCTCACCTTCGCGCTGCTGACCGGCGCCGACACGACGTACGCGACGGCCACGGCCGGTGGCGCCGCCGAGGCGTCGACGTGGCTCGTCAGCGCCCTGTGGGCGCTCGCGTGCGTCGGCGTCGGCAGCGCGCTGCTCGTCCGGGACTGCCGCCAGGAGGACGCTCCCCGCGAGACGCGCGTCGGGGCGGTCCCCGTCGTCGCGGCGCTCGGCGCGCTCGGCGTGCTGCTCACGGCCTCGCGCGTGCACGTCAGCGTCCCGGCGCTGGGGCTGGCGGTCGGCGCGCTCGTCGCGGCGTCCCTGCGCGGGCGCCTCGACCTGCGCAGCCTGCAGGAGCTGGTCCGCACCCGCCGCGACGCTCACCTCGACGACCTCACCGGCCTGGGCAACCGCCGCCACCTCGACGCCCGGCTGCAGGAGCTGCTCGAGGCGGCCGGCGAGGAGACGCCGCTGGCCCTGCTGCTCGTCGACCTCGACCGCTTCAAGGAGGTCAACGACGCGTACGGCCCCGGCGCCGGCGACGACCTCCTCCAGCAGGTGGCCGCCCGGCTGGTCGAGGCCGTGCCGCAGGCCGCCGCGCTCAGCAGGCTCGGCGACGACGAGTTCGCCCTGGCGCTGCCGACCGCCGCGGCGTCCGGCCTCGGCGGCCCGACCGAGCACCTGCACGCCGCGCAGCGCATCGTCGCCGCGCTCGCCGCGCCGTTCGAGGTCGCGGGCGCTGCCATGCACGTGACGGCGAGCATCGGGATGAGCGTCGCGGCTTCCGGCTGGACGAGCACCGAGCTCGTGCGCACCGCCGACGTCGCCATGCACGAGGCCAAGCGGGCCAGCGGCGACGGCAGCCACTACCGCCTGTACGACGTGACCACCGACGACAGCGGCCTGCGCCTCGCGCTCGGCCGCGACCTGCGCCGCGCGGTGGAGCAGCGCGAGATCACCCTGCACTACCAGCCGCAGCTCGACATCGCCGGCGACCGGGTCGTCGGCATGGAGGCGCTCGCGCGCTGGTCCCGACCCGGGTACGGGCCGGTGCCGCCCGACGTCTTCGTCCCGCTCGCCGAGGAGCTCGGCCTCATGCCCGCGCTCACCGAGCTCGTGGTCGGCGAGGCGCTGCGCCAGTGCGCGGAGTGGCGCGCGCTCGGCCACGACCTGCGGATCTCGGTCAACATCACGGCCAGCGGCCTGCTCGACCCGGGCCTGGTCGAGGGGCTCTCGGGGCGCCTCGCCGGGCTGGGCCTGCCGGCCGAGGCGGTCGTCCTCGAGATCACCGAGAGCACGCTGATGTCGGACCCGGCCCGGGCCCGCGAGGTCATCGAGCAGCTGCGCCTGCTGGGCGTCGACGTCTCGGTCGACGACTTCGGCACCGGCTACTCCTCGCTCGCGTACCTCCGCCGGCTGCCGGTCACCGAGGTCAAGCTCGACCGGGCCTTCGTCATGGGCATGCTCGAGGACCCGATCGGGCCGGACGCGGCGATCGTGCGCGCGGCGAGCGAGATGGCCCGCGCGCTCGGCCTGCGGGTCGTCGCCGAGGGCGTCGAGGACGTCGTGCTGCTCGGCACGCTGCTGCGCACCGGCTGCGCCCTCGCCCAGGGCTACGGCATCGCCCGCCCCTCACCCGCCGGCCACGCGCTGGCGGCGGCGCTGGCGCACGAGCAGCGGCGCAGCGCGGCCTACGCCCCGGCGGAGCGGTAG